The nucleotide window GCCTGCGGCACGGGCCAGGAGCCAGGAAAAAAGCGCGGTGCGGGCACCGCCGATATGCAGGTATCCGGTCGGGCTGGGCGCGAACCGGGAAACGATCTTGGTCATGTGTATATTCTCCTTGAAAAATCGATCAACAGCCGGTTGACGCCCTCAGGCTTTCGAGAGTGGGCCAGATTCGTAGGCGGAAGGGTTCGCGGTTCCCACAGCCGTATCTCAATACGGCGAGGACAGCCGCAACCTTTCCAACTGCGAAGATGGCCCGCTATCGGAAGCCGCGCTATACGGCCTCGACGCCCTTCACTTCGGGGATTTCCTTCAAAACGATTCGCTCGATGCCGTTTTTCAGCGTCATCTGCGACATGGGGCAGCCCTTGCAGGCACCGGTCAGGCGGACCTGGACAATACCGTTGTCGGTGATGTCCACCAGTTCCACGTCGCCGCCGTCGCCCTGAAGCATGGGCCGGACCTTGTCGAGAACGGATTCAACTTTTTCACGCATGGGAAAGCCTCCGTGTAGGGTGTTCGGACGGATGGATTACGGCCTCGGGCCGGGGATGTCAAATACGGCTATTGGTCGATCAGGACGCGGAACGCCTCTTCCAGTTCCTCGTCAAGGTCCTGGACCATCTCGTCCATGCGGTCCGGGGTGAGGCCCATGGCCGCCCAGACCGCAGGGTCCGGAGGCTGGACAAAGTATTCGCCGCTGGAACCGATGCCCAGGCCTGTGGCGATGGTCTCGGCGCAATGCACCAGATGCGGCTCCGGGTCCTTCTGCGTGGGCTTGGGGTGGTGGTGTTCGAGCACGGCGGTCACCAGGACAAAGGGGAAATTCCACTTCCTGAGCAGCATGCCGCCCAGGGTGGCGTGATCGAAGCCGAGCAGCTTCTTTTCCTCGGCAACGAGG belongs to Pseudodesulfovibrio portus and includes:
- a CDS encoding NifU family protein — encoded protein: MREKVESVLDKVRPMLQGDGGDVELVDITDNGIVQVRLTGACKGCPMSQMTLKNGIERIVLKEIPEVKGVEAV